A window of the Hypomesus transpacificus isolate Combined female chromosome 8, fHypTra1, whole genome shotgun sequence genome harbors these coding sequences:
- the olfm3a gene encoding noelin-3a isoform X2 — MSQSIEVLNLRTQRDFQYVMKMENQMKGLRTKFRQVEDSRKAVLARNFQEIKEKMDELVPLIPVLEQYKTDAAQVFQFKEEIRNLSAVLTGIQEEVGAYDYDELFQRVLRLDSRLRNCMGKLTCGKLMKITGPVTIKTSGTRYGAWMTDPQASPKNNRVWYMDSYTNNRIVREYKTMDDFVSGVVSRTYNLPSKWDGTNHVVYNGSLYYNKYQSNIIVRYNFETGQVSAQRALDHAGFHNSYPYTWGGYSDIDVMADELGLWVVYATNQNAGNIVVSQIDPETLEVLKTWNTEYSKRNAGESFMICGTLYITNSHVTGAKVYYSYSTKTSSYEYTDIPFHNQYFHISMLDYNARERALYAWNNGHQVLFNVTLYHVVKTDDDS; from the exons atgtcccagtccattgaggtCCTGAACCTCCGCACCCAGAGGGACTTCCAGTACGTCATGAAGATGGAGAACCAGATGAAGGGGCTGAGGACCAAGTTCAGGCAGGTCGAAGACAGCAGGAAAGCCGTCCTGGCCCGCAACTTCCAG GAGATTAAGGAGAAGATGGACGAGCTGGTGCCTCTGATCCCCGTGCTGGAGCAGTACAAGACGGACGCGGCGCAGGTCTTCCAGTTCAAGGAGGAGATCCGGAACCTGTCGGCCGTGCTGACGGGCAtccaggaggaggtgggggcgtACGACTACGACGAGCTCTTCCAGAGGGTTCTGCGGCTGGACAGCCGGCTCCGCAACTGCATGGGGAAGCTGA CGTGTGGGAAGCTAATGAAAATCACTGGACCTGTCACCATAAAGACATCTGGAACCCGCTACGGCGCATGGATGACTGATCCACAGGCCTCTCCCAAAAACAaccgg GTGTGGTACATGGACAGCTACACCAACAACAGGATCGTGCGCGAGTACAAGACCATGGATGACTTTGTCTCCGGGGTCGTGTCGCGAACCTACAACCTGCCGTCCAAGTGGGACGGGACCAATCACGTGGTGTACAACGGCTCGCTGTACTACAATAAGTACCAGAGCAACATCATCGTCAGGTACAACTTTGAGACGGGCCAGGTGTCGGCGCAGCGGGCCTTGGACCACGCAGGCTTCCACAACTCGTATCCGTACACGTGGGGCGGATACTCCGACATCGACGTCATGGCCGACGAGCTGGGCTTGTGGGTGGTGTACGCGACCAATCAGAACGCGGGGAATATCGTCGTCTCCCAGATCGATCCCGAAACCCTGGAGGTGCTGAAGACCTGGAACACGGAGTATTCCAAACGGAACGCGGGGGAATCTTTTATGATCTGCGGAACCCTCTACATAACTAACTCTCACGTCACCGGAGCCAAGGTCTACTACTCATACTCCACGAAGACCTCGAGTTATGAGTACACTGATATCCCCTTCCACAACCAGTACTTTCACATCTCCATGCTGGACTACAACGCTCGAGAGAGGGCGCTCTACGCCTGGAACAACGGACATCAGGTGCTTTTCAACGTCACCCTCTATCACGTCGTCAAAACCGACGACGACTCTTAG
- the olfm3a gene encoding noelin-3a isoform X1 gives MRVLLTVLYPVLSLMIFGLYPSMTIGPKEGWQVYSSAQDADGRCICTVVAPEQSLCSRDAKSKQLRQLLEKVQNMSQSIEVLNLRTQRDFQYVMKMENQMKGLRTKFRQVEDSRKAVLARNFQEIKEKMDELVPLIPVLEQYKTDAAQVFQFKEEIRNLSAVLTGIQEEVGAYDYDELFQRVLRLDSRLRNCMGKLTCGKLMKITGPVTIKTSGTRYGAWMTDPQASPKNNRVWYMDSYTNNRIVREYKTMDDFVSGVVSRTYNLPSKWDGTNHVVYNGSLYYNKYQSNIIVRYNFETGQVSAQRALDHAGFHNSYPYTWGGYSDIDVMADELGLWVVYATNQNAGNIVVSQIDPETLEVLKTWNTEYSKRNAGESFMICGTLYITNSHVTGAKVYYSYSTKTSSYEYTDIPFHNQYFHISMLDYNARERALYAWNNGHQVLFNVTLYHVVKTDDDS, from the exons ATGCGGGTTTTGTTGACTGTCCTGTATCCCGTGCTTTCACTTATGATCTTCGGATTATATCCTTCAATG ACCATCGGGCCTAAGGAGGGCTGGCAGGTGTACAGTTCAGCGCAGGATGCAGATGGTCGCTGTATCTGCACCGTCGTGGCTCCAGAACAGAGCCTGTGCTCCAGGGACGCCAAGAGCAAACAGCTACGCCAGCTCCTGGAGAAg GTCCAGAAcatgtcccagtccattgaggtCCTGAACCTCCGCACCCAGAGGGACTTCCAGTACGTCATGAAGATGGAGAACCAGATGAAGGGGCTGAGGACCAAGTTCAGGCAGGTCGAAGACAGCAGGAAAGCCGTCCTGGCCCGCAACTTCCAG GAGATTAAGGAGAAGATGGACGAGCTGGTGCCTCTGATCCCCGTGCTGGAGCAGTACAAGACGGACGCGGCGCAGGTCTTCCAGTTCAAGGAGGAGATCCGGAACCTGTCGGCCGTGCTGACGGGCAtccaggaggaggtgggggcgtACGACTACGACGAGCTCTTCCAGAGGGTTCTGCGGCTGGACAGCCGGCTCCGCAACTGCATGGGGAAGCTGA CGTGTGGGAAGCTAATGAAAATCACTGGACCTGTCACCATAAAGACATCTGGAACCCGCTACGGCGCATGGATGACTGATCCACAGGCCTCTCCCAAAAACAaccgg GTGTGGTACATGGACAGCTACACCAACAACAGGATCGTGCGCGAGTACAAGACCATGGATGACTTTGTCTCCGGGGTCGTGTCGCGAACCTACAACCTGCCGTCCAAGTGGGACGGGACCAATCACGTGGTGTACAACGGCTCGCTGTACTACAATAAGTACCAGAGCAACATCATCGTCAGGTACAACTTTGAGACGGGCCAGGTGTCGGCGCAGCGGGCCTTGGACCACGCAGGCTTCCACAACTCGTATCCGTACACGTGGGGCGGATACTCCGACATCGACGTCATGGCCGACGAGCTGGGCTTGTGGGTGGTGTACGCGACCAATCAGAACGCGGGGAATATCGTCGTCTCCCAGATCGATCCCGAAACCCTGGAGGTGCTGAAGACCTGGAACACGGAGTATTCCAAACGGAACGCGGGGGAATCTTTTATGATCTGCGGAACCCTCTACATAACTAACTCTCACGTCACCGGAGCCAAGGTCTACTACTCATACTCCACGAAGACCTCGAGTTATGAGTACACTGATATCCCCTTCCACAACCAGTACTTTCACATCTCCATGCTGGACTACAACGCTCGAGAGAGGGCGCTCTACGCCTGGAACAACGGACATCAGGTGCTTTTCAACGTCACCCTCTATCACGTCGTCAAAACCGACGACGACTCTTAG